In the genome of Triticum urartu cultivar G1812 chromosome 5, Tu2.1, whole genome shotgun sequence, one region contains:
- the LOC125555721 gene encoding uncharacterized protein LOC125555721, whose translation MAFSKPLAALLLAVALAATAMSAAGQDPQNCKPSRKVTVQNLCGKDLYLGIEPLANSKLLYSPGFLLRHGTHVSYDVCSWTGRVKVQDAVVTEFHIGYDGGAWYQVSTAQSHMPIRVSITPHGHPLKDHCPTAGCNSGGHCFEHSVPGGKCHGVDEIKIVFYNP comes from the coding sequence ATGGCGTTCTCCAAGCCCCTGGCGGCTCTCCTCCTCGCCGTGGCGCTGGCAGCGACTGCCATGTCCGCCGCCGGTCAGGATCCCCAAAACTGCAAGCCGAGCCGCAAGGTGACGGTGCAGAACCTGTGCGGCAAGGACCTCTACCTCGGTATCGAGCCGCTGGCCAACAGCAAGCTCCTCTACAGCCCTGGCTTCCTGCTCCGCCACGGCACCCACGTGTCGTACGACGTGTGCTCGTGGACGGGGCGCGTGAAGGTGCAGGACGCCGTGGTGACGGAGTTCCACATCGGGTACGACGGCGGGGCGTGGTACCAGGTGAGCACCGCCCAGTCGCACATGCCCATCCGTGTCTCCATCACCCCCCACGGCCACCCCCTGAAAGACCACTGCCCCACCGCCGGCTGCAACAGCGGCGGCCACTGCTTCGAGCACTCCGTCCCCGGCGGCAAGTGCCACGGCGTCGACGAGATCAAGATCGTCTTCTACAACCCCTAG
- the LOC125555722 gene encoding uncharacterized protein LOC125555722 — translation MATVPSGDVEGGCDDSSRSGRGRRRNLLDVDFGSSSSSSDENGPLLPCCMHKACAEAAAAPAATGGSRSIEDEGAEGQSDRDEPSSLCRVHKACAAVAARAPAAAPVLLTNVDGEAPTYNLSVVELSGVRHSY, via the exons ATGGCGACCGTTCCCTCCGGTGATGTTGAGGGTGGTTGCGACGACAGTTCCAGATCTGGCCGAGGTCGCAGGCGGAACCTTCTTGACGTTGACTTCGGGTCGTCTTCGTCTTCGTCAGATGAGAACGGCCCGCTCTTGCCGTGCTGCATGCACAAGGCGTgtgcggaggcggcggcggcaccAGCTGCAACGGGTGGCTCCAGATCCATTGAAGATGAAGGCGCGGAAGGCCAATCCGACAGGGATGAGCCATCATCTCTGTGCCGTGTGCACAAGGCGtgtgcggcggtggcggcgcgggcaCCGGCGGCTGCACCAGTCCTCCTTACCAACGTCGACGGCGAGGCCCCAACTTACAACCTCTCTGTG GTTGAACTATCAGGAGTGAGACATTCATATTGA